The segment CCGGCCGAGGAGACCCCGCTGGATCGGCTGGAGGGCACCTGGACCTGGCATCTGCTCACCGGTGGGCGGCCGTTGCGCGGGACGCCCGAGGAGATCGAGCGCGAGCTCGGCGCCACGCTGCGGCTGGTCGGGCCGCAATGCGTCTACTGGCTGGGTGTGCCGATGCTCTGCGAGGGGGCGGTCTGTGGCGCGCTGGTCGTGCAGACCTACGAGCCGGGCAGCCGCTATACGCCCGAGGACCAGGCGCTGCTGCAGTTCGTCGGCAACCACATGCTCACCGCGCTGCAGCGCCGGGAAGGGCGCGAGGACCTCGAGCGGCGCGTGCGCGAGCGCACCGCCGAGCTGGACACACTGAACCGGGGCCTCAAGCAGGAGGTGGCCGAACGCCAGCGTGCCGAGCGCCTGCAGGGCACCCTGTTCCGCATTGCCCGCCTGGCCACCGACGAGATCGACCGCCAGGCTTTCTATCGCGAGGTGCACGCCACGGTCGGCGGGCTGATCGAGGCCAGCAACTTTTTCATCGCGCTGGTCGACGAGACGACCGGCATGCTCGAGTTCCCCTACGCGGTGGACATCACCGGCGAGTCCTACGCGCCGCGACCGCTCGGACGGGGCCTGTGCGAATACGTGCTGGGCCACGGCGCGTTGCTGCTCGACGCCGACGCGATGGACGACATGCGCAGGCGGGGGATGATCGACGTCCACAACACCGGCACGCCATCGCTGTGCTGGCTCGGTGTGCCGTTGCGCGACGGCGAGCGCACGATCGGCGTGGTCGCCGTGCAGAGCTACACCGGCGCGGAGACCTATGGTCCCTCGGAGCTCGAACTGCTCGGCTTCGTCGCCTCGCAGATCGCCACCAGCCTGCAGCGTCGCCGCGTCGCCGACGCCCTGCAGCACGCCTATGCGCAGCTCGAACAGCGCGTGCACGAACGTACCCGCGAACTGCGCCGGGAGATCCGCGAGCGCGAGCGCATGCAGCAGCAACTGCGCCACCAGGTGATGCACGATCCGCTCACCGGCCTGCCCAACCGCGACTTCCTGCGCGGCCGCATCGACCGCGCGCTGGAGCGGATGGCGCTGGACCCGCAGATCCGTTGCGCGCTGCTCTACATCGACGTGGACCGCTTCAAGATCATCAACGACAGTCTCGGCCACCTGGCCGGCGATGCCGTGCTGAAGGAGGTCGCGCTGCGCCTGCAGGCCTGCGTGCGCGAGCCGGACGTAGTCGCGAGGCTGGCCGGAGACGAGTTCGCGATCCTGCTCGAGCACGTGGACACCCCCGAGTCCGCGGCCCGCGTGGCCCAGCGCGTGCTCGATGCGGTGGGGCATGCGCTGCCGGTCTCCGGCCGCGAGCTGCAGCCCAGTGCCAGCCTGGGCATCGCACTGGGCGACAGCCGCTACACCCATGCCGACGAACTTCTGCGCGATGCGGACATCGCGCTCTATCGCGCCAAGGAGCTCGGCCGCAAGCGTTACGCGATGTTCGACGACACCCTGGCGAAGAACGTGGTGGACGAGCTGAGCATGGAGGGTGAGCTTCGCCAGGGCTTGCAGCGCGGCGAGTTCCAGCCCTACCTGCAACCGATCTGTCGGCTGGAGACCGGCGAGCTGGTCGGTTACGAAGCGCTGCTGCGCTGGCACCATCCCGAGCGCGGCACGCTGCTGCCCGGGGCCTTCCTGCGGGTGGCCGAGGATTGCGGGCAGATCGAGGCGATCGACTGGCAACTGTTCGAGCGCGCCTGCGAGGCGCTCCTTCGGCTGCCGGGAGACAGCGAATTCCTCACCCTCAACGTGTCGGCACAGCACCTGCGCCACGGCGACTTCGACCGTCGCCTGCTGGGCATGATCGCGCGCGTGGGCGTGTCGCCGTCGCGGGTGATCGTGGAGGTGACCGAGGGCTCGCTGCTGGACGATCCCGACCGCGTGCGCAACATCCTCGAGCGCCTGCGCCTGGCTGGCGTGGGTGCGGCGCTGGACGACTTCGGCACCGGGTATTCCTCGCTCAACTACCTGCACTCGCTGCCGTTGCGCATCCTCAAGATCGACCGCAGCTTCGTGCAGGCACTGGATGCCGGCGATGCCAACAGCTCCACCGTGGTCGAGGCGATCCTGGCGCTGGCGCGGGCGCTGGACATCCACGTGATCGCCGAAGGCATCGAAACCCAGCGACAGCGCTCACTGTTGCGCAACATGGCCTGCGAGCTGGGCCAGGGCTTCCTGCTCGGCCGGCCCGAGCCGGTCGAGCACTGGGTGGTCGAGCCGGCCTGAGGGTGGCTCAGCGTCCGGCGATCTGGCGCAGTGCCTGTTCGAAGACTTCCGGCGGCTGCCCGCCGGAGATCAGGTGCTGCCGGTTGACGATCACCGCCGGTACCGAATGGATGCCCGCGCGCAGGAAGAACTGCTCGTCGCCACGCACGTCCTCCGCGTAGCGGTCGCTGGCCAGCACGGCGCGGGCCTCTCCGGCGTCCAGCCCCACCGAGCCGGCCACGTCCGCCAGTACGTCGTGGTCGCTGACATCCCGGCCATCGGTGAAATAGGCCACCAGCAGGGCGCGCTTGAGCGCGTGCTGCCTGCCGGTCTCCTCGGCCCAGTGCAGCAGGCGGTGCGCGTCGAAGGTGTTGACGATGCGCCGCTGGTCCTGGTGGGCGAAGGTGAAGCCCACCGCGGCGCCACGCTGGCGGATCGCTTCCTGGTTCTGCGCCAGCTGCACGGCGTTCAGGCCGTACTTGCGGCCCAGGTGCTCGGCGATGTCCTCGCCCTCCGGCGCCATCTGCGGGTTCAGCTCGAACGGCTGGAAGTGGATCTCGGCCCGCACCTCGCCGTCGAGCGCGGCCAGCGCGCGTTCCAGCGAGGCCAGGCCGACGGCGCACCACGGGCACACCACGTCGGAGACGAAGTCGATGCGCAGCGGCTGGGGGTCGGACATGGCGGGGATTCCGTGGGGCGCCAGCGACAGGCTGGCCGATCCGCCCCAGATGGAGGCGGATCGCCGCGGGCTCAACCGCCGGTCAGGCTCAGCGCCACCGCCTCGGCCACGCGGATGCCGTCCACCCCCGCCGAGAGGATGCCGCCGGCGTAGCCCGCGCCCTCGCCGGCCGGGTACAGGCCGGTGGTGTTCAGGCTCTGCAGCGACTCGTCGCGCTTGATGCGGATCGGCGAGGAGGTGCGCGTCTCCACCCCGGTGAACACCGCGTCGTGCATGCCGAAGCCGCGGATCTGCCGGTCGAACGCGGGCATCGCCTCGCGGATCGCGGCGATCGCGTAGTCGGGCAGGGCGCTGTCCAGGCTGCCCAGGGTGACGCCGGGCTTGAACGAGGGCAGCACCTCGCCGAAGGCCGACGAGGCCCGCCCGGCGAGGAAGTCGCCGACCAGCTGGCCCGGTGCGTTGTAGTTCTCGCCGCCCAGCACGTAGGCATGGCTTTCCAGCGCGCGTTGCAGGGCGATGCCGGCCAGCGGGCTGCCGCTGGGATCGAAGGCGGCGTAGTCGGACGGATCGATGCCGACCACGATCGCCGCGTTCGCGTTGCGCTCGTTGCGCGAGTACTGGCTCATGCCGTTGGTGACCACCCGGCCCGGCTCGCTGGTCGCCGCCACCACCGTGCCGCCCGGGCACATGCAGAAGCTGTACACGCTGCGGCCGTTCTTCGCGTGGTGCACCAGCTTGTAGTCGGCCGCGCCGAGGCGCTCGTGGCCGGCCTGCGGACCGTAGCGGGCGCGGTCGATCACCGACTGCGGATGCTCCACGCGGAAGCCGACCGAGAACGGCTTGGCCTCCACGTAGACGCCGCGCGCGTGCAGCATGGCGAAGGTGTCGCGCGCGCTGTGGCCCACCGCCAGTACCACGTGCTCGCTGCGCAGTTCCTCGCCGCTGGCCAGGCGCACGCCGCGCACGCGCTGGCGCTCGCTGCCTTCGGCGTCCAGCAGCAGGTCCTCGACGCGCTGGCTGAAACGGATCTCGCCGCCCAGCGACTCGATCGTGGCGCGCATGTGCTCGACCATCGATACCAGCCGGAAGGTGCCGATGTGCGGCCGGTTGATCCACAGGATCTCCTCCGGCGCACCGGCCTTCACGAACTCGGTCAGCACCTTGCGGCCGTAGTGCTTCGGATCGGAGATCTGGCTGTACAGCTTGCCGTCGGAGAAGGTGCCGGCGCCGCCCTCGCCGAACTGCACGTTCGACTCCGGGTGCAGGTTGCGCTTGCGCCACAGGTCCCAGGTGTCCTTGGTGCGCTCGCGCACGGCCTTGCCGCGGTCCAGGATGATCGGGCAGAAACCCATCTGCGCCAGCACCAGCCCGGCGAACAGGCCGCACGGTCCCATGCCGATCACGATCGGCCGGTGCGGACTTTTCGCCGGCGCCTGCGTAACGAAGCGGTAGCTGGTGTCCGGCGTCGGGCCGAGGTGGCGGTCGTCGGCGAAGCGCGCCAGCACGGCGGCCTCGTCGGCCAGCTCCAGGTCCAGCGCGTAGATCAGCGCGATCGCGCCGCGCTTGCGCGCGTCGGTGCTGCGTTTGGCCACGCTGTAGCCGCGCAGCGCACCCTTGCCGAGCTTGAGACGGGTGAGGATCGCCTGCTCGAGATCGGCCTCGGTGTGGTCCAGCGGCAGCTTGAGGTCGGTCAGTCGCAGCATGTCGGCGCGCTCGCTTGTTCGGCGGGATGGCGGCGGCCACGAGGGCCGCAGGCGCGCATTGTCCGGGCCGCGCGGGGCGCGGACAAGGATCGGCCCGCCGGAGGCGGGCCGTGGGTGAGCGGCGGGGAGGAAAAAATCAGCGGCCGGCGGAGGGCTGGCGGGGGTAGGGGGATGCCTTGCTCCGCCGGACGCTGAAAGGGAAAGCGGTGCGATCAGGCTGCCAGCATGGTGAGGAACTGATCACCCGTGGCCTTGGGGTGAAGCAGCAGCATGCGGGGACCGGGACCGCGGGTGTGCCGGCGCGCGGCGGCGCGACACAGCTCTCCGTCGCCGCTCGCGATGGCGATGGCCTCGGCGGGCAGCGACGGCAGCGGGTGGCGGCAGGTCATGCCGTGTTGCGGGCCTCCGACGATGACGTACTCGATGATGGTTTCCATGGTCCTGTCCTCAACTGGCGAGGGAGCATCCTTTGATCGCACCGGGAAGACCGTCGGGGGGGGGGGATGGGGGAGCCGCCGGTCTGTCCTGGCTGAAAGGAAGCAGGGGCCGCGCCAGCGAAGCGGGCGCAATTGCGGGATCGATCACAGTTCGGAAAGGCGCTGCGACGCGTGCCCCCGGATCGATCATCGGTCTGCGCTCGATGCCGGCCGGAAAACGCCGCTTCAGGCTGCCGGAGAGGGGCTCACCGACCCCGGAGGGACGGTTCCCGCCCGGGAAAGTGGCCCTGATCGGCGATCGGAGCGTTCGAATGCGACCAAACAGGTCCGGACTGACGTCCCGCGTCACCCGTCCCGGCCGGTCGGGTCCGGAAGGGGCGGCTCGAGCGGCGGCAGCCGGTCGGCGACGCAGCGCCGGGCCAGTCCGATCCAATGGGTCAGACGCTCGCGATACATCGCCATGCTTTCCGGATCCGGCGGCTGGTTGAGCTCGGCGTCTTCCGAGTCGGCATCGGCCAGGCGGCTCAGCCGGTCCAGCACCATCCGGGGGTCCGGGTGGGCGGTGAGCAGCGCGGCGATCACCACGCTGTCCGCCTGCTGACGGGCGGAAATCAATCGGATCACTTGGGCGAGGTCGTCCGTGTTCATGGTGCACTCCCGGTCACTGCTGGAGGGCTGCCGTCCGGCACGAGGTGCCGGACGGCCATCGGTCGTCAGTGGCGGCCGATGAAGTCCTGCTTGCCGATCTCGGTACCGGCCTCGCGCAGGATGTTGTACGCGGTCGTGCAATGGAAGAACACGTTGGGCAGCACGAATTCCAGCAGGTAGGCCCGCCCCTCGTAGTCCAGCTCGCCGCTGCGCATCTTCAGGTGGATCGCACGCGTCTCGCTGCCGTCGATCTGCTCCGCGCCGAAACCCTTGACGTAGGTGACGGCCCGCCCGATGCGGTCGTAGATCTGCTCGAAAGTGACTTCGTTGTCCTCGAACGAGGCCGGTTCCACGCCGGCGAGGCGGGCGGTGCCACGGCAGGCCATGTCGCAGGCGATCTGCACCTGCTTGACCAGCGGCAGCATGTCCGGGATCAGCCGCGTCTGCAGCAGCACGGCGTCGTCCACGCCCTTGGCCTGGGCGTGGGCGTGGCCCTTCTTCAGCACGGCGGTGAGGTTTTCCAGCGCGCGCACGAAAACGGGAACCGAGGCCTGGTACATCGAAAGCGTCATGGGTGGTGCTCCGTGGGGTCGGGGATGGAAGAGTCGTTCGCCGGAACCGCCAGCGCGGCCGCATGAGCGGCGTGGGCCGGGTCCGGGCTCGTCGGCATGCCCGCCGCCGCCAGTCCGCGGGTGGCGCGCATCGCCGTGAGCAGCGCCACCGCGAGCAGAGCGGCGGCCAGCAGGAAAGCGGCCCCGGGCACGTGCATGGCGTTGCCCGGGGCGATCGACCAGGCGAACACCTGGGCGAACAGATACGGACCGAAGATGCCGGCGAAGCTGCCCAGCGAGGTGTTCGCACCCTGCAGCCGGCCCTGCTCGGTCGCTTCGACCTGATGGGTCATGATCGACTGCAGCGGCGGGTTGGACAGGCCCCACAGCGCCATCAGCGGGATGCCGAGCAGGAACACCCCGCCGGTGCTGGCCAGCCCCATCAGCACGAACGAGGCGATGCCACACAGCATGCCGAACAGCAGCACCGGTCGTTCGCCGAAGCGCGGCGTCAGCCGGCGGGTCAGCAGCGCCTGCACCAGGCCGTCGCAGGCACCCACCAGCATCAGCACCAGGCCGACCGCCTGCGGGCCCCAGTGGTAGCGGTAATCGCCGTACAGCACGAAGGTGATCTGCAGCGCGTAGTGGGCGAGGAACACCAGGAAGCTCGCGGCGCCCAGCCCGAGCAGGGTCGGCGTGCGACGCAGCAGCTTCAGCGCACCGATCGGGTGCGCGCTGTGCAGCTCGAAGCGCGGCGCGCGGCGATCCTTCGGCAGCGACTCGGGCAGCACGAACAGGCCGTAGAGGAAATTGCACAGCGCCAGCGTGCCGGCCACGTAGAACGGCAGCCGCAGGTGCATCGCGCCGAGCCAGCCGCCGAGGCCGGGGCCGAGCACGAAACCCACGCCGAATGCGGCGCCGAGCAGGCCGTAGGCGCCGGCACGCTTTTCCTTCGGCGTGATGTCGGCGATGTAGGCGTTGGCGGTGCTGAAGCTGGCCGCGGTCATGCCCATCACGGTGCGGCCGACGAACAGCAGCCACAGCGTGGGCGCCATCGCCATCACGAAGAAATCGATCGCCAGCCCGAAGTTGGAGATCAGGATCACCGGCCGCCGGCCGAAGCGGTCCGACAGCGCGCCCTGGATCGGCGAGAAGATGAACTGG is part of the Dyella thiooxydans genome and harbors:
- a CDS encoding bifunctional diguanylate cyclase/phosphodiesterase; amino-acid sequence: MKPLPHDEMPSTPVASPLTWLERLLEAPSPSAVAGVVTDMALSAPEVEAAWVLWWMPGQMQPECCPPMRLDADATAAVLAVTGQERLHGSADGSLLAWRLCRPARAVLLLRWREAQRDPVQAMASLPAALLQLAGRQLQRTLELTDLQRSHDQLERSELLQRALLSISELSASELEMPDMLRAVHDIVGGLMYAENFFIVRHDPVRGMLRFLYYADTLDEEGQPAEETPLDRLEGTWTWHLLTGGRPLRGTPEEIERELGATLRLVGPQCVYWLGVPMLCEGAVCGALVVQTYEPGSRYTPEDQALLQFVGNHMLTALQRREGREDLERRVRERTAELDTLNRGLKQEVAERQRAERLQGTLFRIARLATDEIDRQAFYREVHATVGGLIEASNFFIALVDETTGMLEFPYAVDITGESYAPRPLGRGLCEYVLGHGALLLDADAMDDMRRRGMIDVHNTGTPSLCWLGVPLRDGERTIGVVAVQSYTGAETYGPSELELLGFVASQIATSLQRRRVADALQHAYAQLEQRVHERTRELRREIRERERMQQQLRHQVMHDPLTGLPNRDFLRGRIDRALERMALDPQIRCALLYIDVDRFKIINDSLGHLAGDAVLKEVALRLQACVREPDVVARLAGDEFAILLEHVDTPESAARVAQRVLDAVGHALPVSGRELQPSASLGIALGDSRYTHADELLRDADIALYRAKELGRKRYAMFDDTLAKNVVDELSMEGELRQGLQRGEFQPYLQPICRLETGELVGYEALLRWHHPERGTLLPGAFLRVAEDCGQIEAIDWQLFERACEALLRLPGDSEFLTLNVSAQHLRHGDFDRRLLGMIARVGVSPSRVIVEVTEGSLLDDPDRVRNILERLRLAGVGAALDDFGTGYSSLNYLHSLPLRILKIDRSFVQALDAGDANSSTVVEAILALARALDIHVIAEGIETQRQRSLLRNMACELGQGFLLGRPEPVEHWVVEPA
- a CDS encoding DsbA family oxidoreductase; translated protein: MSDPQPLRIDFVSDVVCPWCAVGLASLERALAALDGEVRAEIHFQPFELNPQMAPEGEDIAEHLGRKYGLNAVQLAQNQEAIRQRGAAVGFTFAHQDQRRIVNTFDAHRLLHWAEETGRQHALKRALLVAYFTDGRDVSDHDVLADVAGSVGLDAGEARAVLASDRYAEDVRGDEQFFLRAGIHSVPAVIVNRQHLISGGQPPEVFEQALRQIAGR
- a CDS encoding NAD(P)/FAD-dependent oxidoreductase, encoding MLRLTDLKLPLDHTEADLEQAILTRLKLGKGALRGYSVAKRSTDARKRGAIALIYALDLELADEAAVLARFADDRHLGPTPDTSYRFVTQAPAKSPHRPIVIGMGPCGLFAGLVLAQMGFCPIILDRGKAVRERTKDTWDLWRKRNLHPESNVQFGEGGAGTFSDGKLYSQISDPKHYGRKVLTEFVKAGAPEEILWINRPHIGTFRLVSMVEHMRATIESLGGEIRFSQRVEDLLLDAEGSERQRVRGVRLASGEELRSEHVVLAVGHSARDTFAMLHARGVYVEAKPFSVGFRVEHPQSVIDRARYGPQAGHERLGAADYKLVHHAKNGRSVYSFCMCPGGTVVAATSEPGRVVTNGMSQYSRNERNANAAIVVGIDPSDYAAFDPSGSPLAGIALQRALESHAYVLGGENYNAPGQLVGDFLAGRASSAFGEVLPSFKPGVTLGSLDSALPDYAIAAIREAMPAFDRQIRGFGMHDAVFTGVETRTSSPIRIKRDESLQSLNTTGLYPAGEGAGYAGGILSAGVDGIRVAEAVALSLTGG
- a CDS encoding DUF1993 domain-containing protein, giving the protein MTLSMYQASVPVFVRALENLTAVLKKGHAHAQAKGVDDAVLLQTRLIPDMLPLVKQVQIACDMACRGTARLAGVEPASFEDNEVTFEQIYDRIGRAVTYVKGFGAEQIDGSETRAIHLKMRSGELDYEGRAYLLEFVLPNVFFHCTTAYNILREAGTEIGKQDFIGRH
- a CDS encoding TCR/Tet family MFS transporter, which translates into the protein MDTASSPRRAALAFIFVTVLLDMLAFGIIIPVLPHLVEQLIGGGTARAAWWVGVLSTVFAITQFIFSPIQGALSDRFGRRPVILISNFGLAIDFFVMAMAPTLWLLFVGRTVMGMTAASFSTANAYIADITPKEKRAGAYGLLGAAFGVGFVLGPGLGGWLGAMHLRLPFYVAGTLALCNFLYGLFVLPESLPKDRRAPRFELHSAHPIGALKLLRRTPTLLGLGAASFLVFLAHYALQITFVLYGDYRYHWGPQAVGLVLMLVGACDGLVQALLTRRLTPRFGERPVLLFGMLCGIASFVLMGLASTGGVFLLGIPLMALWGLSNPPLQSIMTHQVEATEQGRLQGANTSLGSFAGIFGPYLFAQVFAWSIAPGNAMHVPGAAFLLAAALLAVALLTAMRATRGLAAAGMPTSPDPAHAAHAAALAVPANDSSIPDPTEHHP